aatagtctgccaataggaatttgccaggctaatacagtggagcactttaaaacactgctgaaaacacattactttaacatggccttctcataacttcactttatgttaatcctgatactctgtatgttcaattcatcataataactattcatggtggctctaaaatccgtactgacccctactctctcttgtttctttttccggtttctatgTGGTGGCGCAgtcctactcaaagcaccatgatgccccagcattgatggactaaaagccagaagtccacatgatcatcatcatcatcaagtccttccgtgaaacccataaatccaaagaggactgtttcatttatgttaggtagattgcccagaggggactgggcggtctcatggcctggaatccctgcagattttatttttttctccagccgtctggagtttttttttgttttttctgtcccccctggccattggaccttactcttattctttgttaattaatgttgacttgttttattttcttactgtgtctcttatttttctattcttcattatgtaaagcactttgagctacattcttttgtatgaaaatgtgctatataaataaatgttgttgttgttgttgacatgcAAGTCAATttgtaacttttatgtaatgtggttttggttgatattctgtctctctccattaaaatgaaactaccatataAATTACAGGCTCTTCATTTCTTTCTAAGTGAACCAACTTACAAATTTAGCAGGGGATCAAATGCTTATTTCTCCCACTATACATGtctgcgccctgcagtgggctggcgacctgcccggggtttatttcctgccttgtgccctgtgttggctgggattggctccagcagacccccatgaccctgtagtttggataatggatggatggatggacatgtctGTGGGGtgtcacaggacaaataattccTGTTTTCCTTTTGCTTAGTATTTCAGACCctggaaatgtttttaaatgtcaatGGATTATAAATAATACTAACCTGCATTATTTGTCACAGGTGTCTTAAACTCAAAAACTGAAGCCTGCTGCTTTCATCGGTATTCAGACCCCATGTCCGGGTATACGCGACTTTCCTTTGAGTTTTGTCTGTGCACCACACAATTCATTGTCTCATTTTTGGAATATTATCTCAGTTTTGTTAAAGAATAAATCAAGGACAATCTAGTACATTTTGTAAGTTCATCCAATTATAACATGACCAACCTGTTGTCTACTGATTGAGAAATAATCCTGAGCCCCTTCTTCAGTATGAGGACAGGGCATTAACTGGTAATTACGCAGACAAGTCACCCACTTTGCATTGCCTGGAGAGTTGGGATCTTGTTTATGAAGTCGTACCATTAGAAAAGCTGTGTAATTGTTCTTGAATGATATTTCTTGCAactgtaagaaagaaagaagcacttaatattacaaaaataacaaacaatttaAGTATTTAGTAATTCTAGTATTGAATGGTTTATAGCATTTCTATTAGAATTCACTTAAGCTATTGGTATCAACATACAGTGGATCTGGAAAGTGGATCCATAGTGTGGACACAGAAAGATCCAAAAAGGGGATTTCAgcaccttcactttctgcacacttcattgtgttgtagttttaattttaaaatgataaatttgccttttttagcCATCAATCAACTCTCAATATCCCATTATGACAAAGTAAACCCATGTTTCCAGAAAGGCTTGAAAatgtactaaaaatcaaaaatggaaacgTCTCATTTATAGTATTTGGGCCCTTGGctatggcactccaaattgtgctcaggtgtattctgttttctttcattatcCTTGACATGAGTCCAAACCTTGACTGAAGTCCACCACTGACAAACTGAAATGATTGGACATcgttttgaaaggcacacacatttacttatttggctgatgactTTATCCCAACAGCATTTaggatacaattggttacaattctgtttggttttccaattggagcacaggtatgTCAgatgacttgttcatggtcacatgATGTCActagcaggatttgaatccacaacctcagggattgaagttcaaagccttaaccgctaCACCTACACAATGCTTACACACCCGTGTATAGAAGGTTCCTCAATTATTAATATtcatcctcgagttcttaaggaggctagagagtacatataaacccttgatacatatttttaggaagtcactgcgcactggagagattccgaaggactggaaaatggaaaatatcataccataatataaaaaagggttacagggcagatccaaacaactataggccagtaagcttaacaagcatcacaggaaaatgaatggaaggaattattaaggataagattgaggaacacatggcaaggacaggagttattaggaacagtcagcatggggtcagaagaggggggtcgtgttttactaacaggctggaattctatgaggaggcaaaaaaaaggatacaaagaaagtggagcagatgagattatttatctttactttcagaaagcatttgataaggtgccacatgagaggttgggcattaaattaaaagaagcaggagttcagggtgtggtatgtagatgggtgcagaattggctcaaacataggaagcagagggtgatggtgtgaagaaCCAAATCAGAACTGGCATTTCAGATGTCTGGTAGCTTACTAGGATTTAAGAAAGGATCCACACATATTTCCTGTACAAGCCTCTGGTAGAATCGGGCACAAGGTAAGAAGCACTCCTAACTAGGGTGGCAAACCtcacagggtatatatatatattttttttttttttacacaagcacactcactcatactggtcCACTTTAGTGTCTATGCATCCATTTAGTTTTTTTCCGCTAAATCGTATCAGGATGCCACAGCCCAGCAAGAAACGACTTTACATAAAATCATCCGGACTGCACTCGCACAAACGTACAGAACACGCTGGGCCAATTCAAGGTCtccagtgcctataaaaagtattcacaccttcccttttatcatcgcagatcagtttaaatacccagGGGTagacatcacaagtaaacacaaagctctttatcaacagaaTTATGATGTTGCATTGGAAAAACctaagcaagacttgcattgataatctacccttcatctcactttagctggaagaattaacattgtcaagatgaatatccttcctagcttcttttactatttcaaaacattccaatatacattaataaatcaatgACTtgtttgtatagaatgttatttgattttaatgaattcaataaaatgtttttttaaaaaaaagtattcatccccttggaagttttcacagcattgaatcattaaatttggtatttttaacagtgatcaacagaaaaaagattctttaatgtcaaagtcatAGGCACTGTATAGACCTTAACATAATGATTATAAATTACACCCTGGCCTTTTTAACCTGGTTTTGCAGAAAAACTAATGCCAGTTGCATACTTATGACTAATTTATCCATTCTCTCTGAATCTGTACTATGGATCAATGAATGAACTTACTTTACTAGCAACCcgtaaagaaaatgaaatgacttACATTAAATGATGTGCATTCTGGGGAGGTGACATCAATTACCAAGACCCCCGGGTTTGCTGTATCTGTAACCATATTGCCAATCTGTAAACTTACTGGAGCCTTAACTGAACAAGCTACCATGTTATCATACATGCTTGAAGATCTGAAAAATAATatcaacagaaaagaaaaacaaatcacactTGGATACATTTAAGCTTAAAAAACCTTACATATGTTCAAGTTGTAAGCGGTATTGTTGCTGCTGGCCAAGTCCTATTCTTTCAGAAGAAGAGAAGGCGCACCTTAAAAGGTCATTACTCATTTTATCAATCTATTTATATTTGTCCAAGCTaacggcggcacggtggtgcagtgggtagcgctgctgcctcgcagttaggagaaacGGGTTcgttcccaggtcctccctgcgtggagtttgcatgttctccccatgtctgtgtggatttcctccaacagtccaaagacatgcaggttagatccattggtgatcctaaattgcccctagtgtgtgtgtgtgccctgtggtgagctggtgccctgcccggggtttgtttccagccttgcgtcctgtgttggctgggattggctccagcagacccccgtgaccctgtagttaggatatagcgggttggataatggatggatggatagacgtggaaactgggttttctgatgaaacaacaataacgtttaaaacagtatcgtttacatacaacagattttggcgattcgtttacatgcaattatttatatccatttatacactaataatggcaattattattaaatgattcctcacatataagtaacatttctcagactgccttcttccatctctgaaacatttctagactttgtcctgttcttacacaacacagtactgaagcatcggttaatgcctgagtcacctcacatatagtttactgtaatgctattcaaactggcatcccacaaaaacttatccatcgcttacaacgtcttcaaaattctgctgccaggataataacttgctgttctaaatccaatgaacatatcacacctactctctctcaGCTTCAGTGGCTCCCTGtgaagttgtgaataggtgttttgctggagacgacagataatgagtcaaaagatctaatCTCGGGAaaaagcttgaatttcagcttcaccaccataaactgaaGATATTGCCATGTATTGACAGTACtcgtgacttgttgtgataactcgacttgcattggaaagaacagcaggaagaacgtctccaaatctgtcccaatgtgatgcaacgaaatttACTGagctatgtcgtagtgagagtgcattgccttcgtcaaccgtttgtgtcaagaaataacccactgataggaacaggcagttgccggaccCCGGAATAGCgatgacattgtacaaaaaccaatcgacagagaagatactgccattcattttataacaaaggcttaggaaacaaccaccGCAGTATagcgaaaatagcaaggtgtatgggaggctgcaggcagcgtggggaagggtttggaagaggaagaataggaatcaagaaatgctgtgtcggctgtgtgtggacgggaccggttt
This genomic window from Polypterus senegalus isolate Bchr_013 chromosome 12, ASM1683550v1, whole genome shotgun sequence contains:
- the nicn1 gene encoding nicolin-1 isoform X2, coding for MDLIPGSSSMYDNMVACSVKAPVSLQIGNMVTDTANPGVLVIDVTSPECTSFNLQEISFKNNYTAFLMVRLHKQDPNSPGNAKWVTCLRNYQLMPCPHTEEGAQDYFSISRQQDSEKTLPSWISSLTPVGQAPKCQNAVPDPDKISSSIQQMWALTEVMQSSKTTARVGRFDVDGCYDINLLSYT